CGTGAGGCCACGGTGAGCAAGCCGCGCACCATGCCCATGGCGGTGACTAGCGGAATCCCGCCTTGCAGCAGAATCCCCAGCGAACGATAAAACCGCGCCAGCTCGTACATGAAAATCCGTTGATGCACGGCCGGCAGCTTCTCCACCAACCGGTCCAGCCCACGGCGAAACGCCGGTTGCTTTTGCAGCACGGCGAGGGCGATGACCAGTGCCGCCAGTGCGGCAAAAAATTCGGCCTGATGCGCATGCAAAAACATGCCGCTGCTCATCAACACCTGCGACAGCCACGGCAGGTTATTGCCCAACCCTTCGAACACCAGACTGAAGCGCGGCACCACATAACCCATCAGGAACAACACCACGCCACCGCCGACCACCAGCAACAGCATCGGGTAGATCGAGGCACTGATGATCTTCTGCCGCACCTCGTCCATGCGCTGGCGATAACTGACGTAACGGCCCAGCGCCTCGCCGACTGCGCCGGTCTTTTCACTGGACTGCACCAGCGCCACGTACAGGGGCGGGAACACGGCCGACAACTGGCCCAACGCCTGCGAGAACGATTTTCCCTCGTAAAGCAGGCGTACCAGTTCACTCAAGGTTTTGCGGGCAGCGGGGGCGCTTTCTTTTTCGGCGAGGCTCTCCAGCGCATCGATCAGCGGCAGGCCGGCATTGATCAGTGTGGTCAGTTCCTGGCTGAACAACACCAGATTGAACGTCTCGCGCTGGCGCAATCGCAGCGAACGCCAATGCTTGTCGGCGTGCAGGCTGAGCACCCGCAAACCTTGATCCTCGGCAATGCGCCGCGCCTCACTGTCCCCCGGCGCTTCCACGCTCAAGGACACCACCCCAGCCTTGCCGACCGCCTTCAAATGAAATCGCATGGGCCGCGCTCCGCTCACTGCCAATTGGTTACTTCAGCGTTCTCGCCTTCGCCGCCGGGCTGGCCGTCCTTGCCCATCGACAGCAAGTCGTACTCGCTGTTTTCGCCGGGGTAGCGGTAGGCGTAATTACGTCCCCACGGATCCTGCGGCAGTTTTTTCTGCAAGTACGGCCCCGTCCATTTCGCTTCGTCACTCGGCGCCAGCACCAAGGCTTGCAGGCCTTGTTCGGTGGACGGGTAGTGGCCGACTTCGAGTCGATACAAATCCAGCGCCTTGCTCAGGCCTTCGATCTGCGCCTTCGCCACCTTCACTTCGGAGCGACCGAGTTGGGCGAAGTATTTCGGCGCGACGATCCCGGCCAACAGGCCGAGCACCACCAGCACCACGAGCAATTCGAGCAGGGTGAAACCGCGTTGGCCACGCGGACGAAATTGCAGCTTCATGATGACCTCCCGTGAGTGGCAGCCGTGTCGCCTGAAGGACTCATGCAATTGCCGTGCTCAGCCCTCGCCGGAAATGCCTGATTGGCTGAAGCGCCCGTAAAACGGGCCTGTCAAGTGTCGGCACAGTGCTTGCGTATGGCTCAAACGTGATCGGCCATTGGGGCATTTCCCCCAACTTATCGGGGTCGATCCGGGGAGGCCCGACATGAAATTCCTTGCCAGCGGATTGCTCGGTTGTGTATTGCTCAGCGGCGCCGCGCAGGCCGATGTGTTCATCTCGGTGGACGCCAAGGGCAGCTATGTACTGTCCAACGTGCACCGGCCCGGACGTGCTTACGAACGGGTGATTCACGAGGCTGAGGCCACGGTGGTCAGCCTCGATCAGCAGCCGCAAATGATCGCCAGTCAGCCCTACGCGGAACTGGTTTCGGCAGCGGCGAAAGTCAACCAGTTACCCGAAGCGCTACTGCACGCGGTGATCAACGCCGAATCGCGTTACAACCCCGGCGCCACGTCGCCCAAAGGCGCGGGCGGGCTCATGCAGTTGATGCCGGACACCGCGCGTGAACTGGGCGTGACCGACGTCTACGACCCCAAGGCCAACATCCAGGGCGGGGCCAAATACCTCAAGCGCCTCATGACCCTGTTCGACAACGACATCACTCTCGCCGTAGCCGCTTACAACGCAGGGCCCGACGCGGTGCTCAGCCGGGGCCGGGTGATTCCGCCGTTCGCCGAAACCCAGCGATATGTACCGAATGTGTTGCGCCAGTACCGGCGTTTGCAGGGCTTGGCGATGGATGCCCCGCTGTGATCTCCAGCCCGTTTTTCCCCCACTTACGGGGAAACCGAGCGGGCCCGATTAGTGGGGGAATCGGGTGGGGAATATCCCCGGATTCTCAGATCCTTACGGTAAGACATTGAACAGTAATGCAAATTTTTGTGGCACGCGGATTGCTCCGAGGCATTTGTCGAGAAGTGTGCCCACGAGCACCCATTACGAGGTTCCTGATCATGGCTGGCTTTCGTACCCCTCCGTCCCTGATTAACTGGCTGCTGATTCTGGCCTCGATGCTCAGCGTCGAGCTGGCCGGCGCGGCCGTGCGTTGCGAGCGCAACCTGGTCGCCAACGTCGTCGCCTTCGATCAACCGCTGATGTTCAACCGCCTCGGTGCGCAGAACGCCAACGGCATGATGTACGCCCTGCGCCGCGACGTCGTCGATGAACACGACGTGTCGCTGGCCTATGGCGGTGCGGCGGTGCCGGGCAAAGTCTCGCTGCGCCCGGACAAACGTCCGCGTCCACTGGTGCTGCGCGTGGCTGCCGGGGATTGCCTGACGATCAATCTGCAGAACCTGCTCGACTATCAGGCCAACCCGAACAAGCATTTTGAAAACGAGGACGAAGAAGAGGGCGCGGAAAACGCCAACGGCGCCGAAGACTTCAAAGTCGATGAGCAGGTGGTTGATCGTCACGTTGGTTTCCAGGTCAACGGCCTGCAAGCGGTGAACAGCATCGATGACATTTCTTCGTTCACCGGGCGTAACGCCAACAGTCTGGTGCCACCTGGCGCGAGCCGTTCCTACACTCTGTACGCCGAGCGCGAGGGCGCGTTTGCCGTCAGCAGCCGTGGCGCAACCTTCGGTGGCGAGGGCGCGGCCGGTAACGTCGCCAATGGTTTGTTCGGCCAGGTTGTCGTTCTGCCGAAGGGCGGTCGTACCTATCGCAACACCCTCACCGAAGAGGAAATGCGCTTGGCCACCACGGGCCGCGCACCGACCGGCCAACCGATCGTCGACTATCAGGCGCGCTACCCGCAACGCGAGCCTTGGTTGCGTGAAGGCAAGGCCGGCACGCCGATCATCGGCATGGTCGATGGTAATGAAATCATTTCCAGCGAAAGCGACGCGATTGTCATGGGCAGCAACGCCGACGGCAGTTTTCCGCCGAGCACCTATCCGCTGGAATCGGTCGGCAAACGCAACCCGGCGATCCCCAACCGACTGGACGCGTTTCGTGATTTCGCTTCGCAATTTCAGGACGAAACCGCTGCCACACAAGCGTTCCCGGCCTATTGGGCCGACCCGGTGATGGCCCACGTGCTGGAACCGACTCGCGACTCGTTCATGATCAACTACGGCTCCGGCGGCATGGGTGCTGAAGTGGTCGCCAACCGCTTGGGTGTGGGACCGATGCACGATTGCCTGTCCTGCGCATACGAAGAATTTTTCCTTAGCTCGCACACTGTCGGCGATGTGGCGATGCTGGTGGACGTCCCGGCCAACGCCGGGCTTGAAAACATCCTCCCTGGCCAGACGCCCAGCGCGGACCAGATCGGTGTGAAAGCGACCATGGCGCTGTACCCATCGGAACCGTCGAACGTCAACCACAGCTACATCGGTGACTTCGTCAAATTCCGCAACACCCACAATGGCCATGAGCAGCACATCTTCCACTTGCACGGCCATCAGTGGCTGTTCAACCCCAACGACGACAATTCTGATTACGTCGATGCCCAAGGCATCGGCCCGGGTGCCGGTTACACCTACGAAATCGCCAATGGCGGTTCCGGCAACCGTAACCGTGTGGCCGGCGACGCGATTTATCACTGCCACTTTTACCCGCACTTTGCCCAGGGCATGTGGGCCATGTGGCGTGTGCACGATGTGTTTGAAGAGGGCACCCGGCTCGACGTTTCGCAGCAGGGCGCCGACGGCTATCACAGCGAACCGTTTGCCCTGCGCAGCGGTAAACCGGCCTCCGGCGCGCGCGCCTTGCCGGACGGCGAGATCGTCGCGGGCACACCGATTCCGGCGATCGTTCCGCTGCCGGGCAAAGCCATGGCGCCAATGCCGGGCAAAGTCGTGGTGGTGCCGAAAATCGGTGAAACCCTGATCGCCGGCAATGATGACGACGCGGATGAAGAAGAGGGCGATGATGACGGCGAGCACCATGACGGCAACGCCGGTGGTCAAGCCATCGGCTCACTGGCGCTGGTCGATCGCAGCGAAGCCAACCGCAATGCTGATGGCAGCCTGAAAAACCCTGGCTATCCGTTCTGGATCGGCGGCATGGAAAGTTCGGTAGGCCAGCGTCCGCCAACACCGCCGCTGGATATGCTCGATGCGACCACCGCGCAAGCACTGAAAGCCAGCGGCAAAGCGCTGTGGGCCAACCTTGATCCGGCGCAATCCGGTGGTTGGGATGGCGGTTTGCAGCGTCATGCACTCGACGGCGTCGCGGCCGGTGGCGAAGCGCACACCGTGACCACCTCGCTGGACTTCTCGAAGGAAGTCACCCGCGCGAAACCGATTTACCTGCCGGAAGAAGGCACCGAAGTCGAACAAGCCGCGATGTCTTTCCACGCGAAAAAAGATCACCCAAGTTATGCCTTGCTGCCCGGCAATCAAGTGGTGGCCAAGGCGTTTCGCACCAACGGTGCCTTGCCGATGGCTGGCGCGCCGTACTACGAACCGTGCATGGACGACCGGCAAAAACGCCTGACCGGCAGCGCTGGCAGCGGCGAGTTTGCCAGCGGTGAGCGCATCGACGGCATGTCCTTTGTCGGCGCCTCGACCTACACCGCCGACCGGCCACGCATCTACAAAGCCGCCAACATCCAGTTCGATGCGGTGTACAACAAAGTCGGTTATCACTTTCCGCAGGCGCGTATTCTCGCGCTGTGGGAAGACGCTTGGCCAGTGATCACCAAGCAGCGTCCGCCTGAGCCGCTGGTAATGCGCATGAACACCTTCGACTGCGTGCAATACCAGCAGACCAACCTGGTGCCGGCCACTTACGAGATGGACGACTATCAGGTGCGCACGCCGACCGACGTGATCGGCCAGCACATTCACCTGCCGAAGTGGGACCTGACCTCGGCGGACGGCTCGTCCAACGGCTGGAACTACGAGGACGGCGTGCTCTCGCCCGGCGCCGTGCAGGAACGCATTCACGCGATCCGCGAGTTCAACCAGTGCGCCGGCGCCGACCCGCGTGACGGCACTCAAGCCTGCCCGAAAGCCAGGAACCATCCGTTCTTCGGTCAGTACGGTCGCGCCGATTGGGTCGGCGCGCGGACGGCGATGCAGCGCTGGTTCGTCGATCCGGTGGTCAACGCCAAAGGCGTCGATCGCGGCCTCGGCACTATTTTCACGCACGACCACTTAGGCCCATCGACGCACCAGCAGATTGGTCTGTACGCCACTGTGTTGGCCGAACCGGCCGGTTCGACTTGGTTCCACGCTGAAACCGGCGAGCCTCTGTACAGCGGCGCGCGGCAGGACGGCGGGCCGACGTCGTGGCAAGCAGTGATCAACACCGGCGACCTCGATGGCGACGGCAGAAACGACAGTTTCCGCGAGTTCTTCCTCGAATACAGCGACTTCCAGCATGCCTATGAAGCCGGCGTCTATGTCGGTGCCGGCCCTAACGGTGTGCCGAATGCGCAGGCGTTCCCGGCCACCGCCGACAGCTTCCGCTACGCGATCAACCCGCCGGTGCGCAACAACGCCAGCAACCTGCTGGAAGGCGTGCTGGAAGTGCAGGGCGGTCAGGTGCCGGGCTGCCCGAGTCGGCCATGTCCGCAGGCAATCTCGGTGGATGATCCAGGCATGTTCGTCGTCAACTATCGCAACGAGCCGCTGGCCCTACGGGTGTACGACCCGAACAAGGTCGGCCCGGACGGCAAGCGTGGCATGCAGGCCGACGGCCTCGGTGGTGATCTGTCGTTCGCCATGCAAAGCCGTACCGACCGGGCAATTGCGGCGATGAACCTGGCGCCGAATCTGCTCACCTCGGCCACCGGGCCCACCGGCGGCACCACGCTGTTCCCGCCGCACATCAACAAGGGCGGCGCCGAACCGGGCGATCCGTTCACGCCAATGCTGCGCACTTACACCGGCGACAACGTGCGGCT
This window of the Pseudomonas fluorescens genome carries:
- the mnxG gene encoding manganese-oxidizing multicopper oxidase MnxG; the protein is MAGFRTPPSLINWLLILASMLSVELAGAAVRCERNLVANVVAFDQPLMFNRLGAQNANGMMYALRRDVVDEHDVSLAYGGAAVPGKVSLRPDKRPRPLVLRVAAGDCLTINLQNLLDYQANPNKHFENEDEEEGAENANGAEDFKVDEQVVDRHVGFQVNGLQAVNSIDDISSFTGRNANSLVPPGASRSYTLYAEREGAFAVSSRGATFGGEGAAGNVANGLFGQVVVLPKGGRTYRNTLTEEEMRLATTGRAPTGQPIVDYQARYPQREPWLREGKAGTPIIGMVDGNEIISSESDAIVMGSNADGSFPPSTYPLESVGKRNPAIPNRLDAFRDFASQFQDETAATQAFPAYWADPVMAHVLEPTRDSFMINYGSGGMGAEVVANRLGVGPMHDCLSCAYEEFFLSSHTVGDVAMLVDVPANAGLENILPGQTPSADQIGVKATMALYPSEPSNVNHSYIGDFVKFRNTHNGHEQHIFHLHGHQWLFNPNDDNSDYVDAQGIGPGAGYTYEIANGGSGNRNRVAGDAIYHCHFYPHFAQGMWAMWRVHDVFEEGTRLDVSQQGADGYHSEPFALRSGKPASGARALPDGEIVAGTPIPAIVPLPGKAMAPMPGKVVVVPKIGETLIAGNDDDADEEEGDDDGEHHDGNAGGQAIGSLALVDRSEANRNADGSLKNPGYPFWIGGMESSVGQRPPTPPLDMLDATTAQALKASGKALWANLDPAQSGGWDGGLQRHALDGVAAGGEAHTVTTSLDFSKEVTRAKPIYLPEEGTEVEQAAMSFHAKKDHPSYALLPGNQVVAKAFRTNGALPMAGAPYYEPCMDDRQKRLTGSAGSGEFASGERIDGMSFVGASTYTADRPRIYKAANIQFDAVYNKVGYHFPQARILALWEDAWPVITKQRPPEPLVMRMNTFDCVQYQQTNLVPATYEMDDYQVRTPTDVIGQHIHLPKWDLTSADGSSNGWNYEDGVLSPGAVQERIHAIREFNQCAGADPRDGTQACPKARNHPFFGQYGRADWVGARTAMQRWFVDPVVNAKGVDRGLGTIFTHDHLGPSTHQQIGLYATVLAEPAGSTWFHAETGEPLYSGARQDGGPTSWQAVINTGDLDGDGRNDSFREFFLEYSDFQHAYEAGVYVGAGPNGVPNAQAFPATADSFRYAINPPVRNNASNLLEGVLEVQGGQVPGCPSRPCPQAISVDDPGMFVVNYRNEPLALRVYDPNKVGPDGKRGMQADGLGGDLSFAMQSRTDRAIAAMNLAPNLLTSATGPTGGTTLFPPHINKGGAEPGDPFTPMLRTYTGDNVRLRVHAGGHEEEHNVTLHGVKWLQSGSGFGNSSNSGWRASQMIGISEQMGFIAPVSMLSSSAATTGDYLYSMDASIEGYWSGIWGVMRNYTAKRSDLFAIPNNPSPAGMRNTVAFEGSCPRISANPNGIGTRPTVQRNYDVVAALANDILGNSLGLTIGDPAGLGQHVGGALNPAGGSLVLNSRTVSIPQVTVTDPEDGETITIGGQSGPLHDPTAILYVRKSDLDPVSGKLKPGIPVEPLVLRAAAGDCLNITLENRLPSVMPDLTQTAVMQGMVKRDRNSGLGSTTFSNNLMRPSSHVGLHAQLLAYDITKSDGANVGANPIQTVPPRVGSSGAYPTRTYQYYAGHLEREGKPVTQLGRSVDNINATAVEFGGLNITPADVIKQPQKGLGGAMSILPIGATWVDDARKVNATVTAPGQTSYRDFAMVWHKALNTRWANGRPVEGIAAEGLGVPTDPQDNSSMAINYKTEPLWYRFGLAPDAPFGHADGAGYGDMVNAHMAYSNALVGGDPQTPVLYAKPGQPFRTHILMPSGGSRGTTFQLDGHVWSVNPFQAEKSDIGGYPMGSPGVGSVRFGYNPMSMYIGAHESVLPAAHFSFMIPSAGGSNAIPGDYLFRDYAAYGNTSGLWGLLRVTNEPEPAPQGQ
- the gspG gene encoding type II secretion system major pseudopilin GspG, with translation MKLQFRPRGQRGFTLLELLVVLVVLGLLAGIVAPKYFAQLGRSEVKVAKAQIEGLSKALDLYRLEVGHYPSTEQGLQALVLAPSDEAKWTGPYLQKKLPQDPWGRNYAYRYPGENSEYDLLSMGKDGQPGGEGENAEVTNWQ
- a CDS encoding type II secretion system F family protein — its product is MRFHLKAVGKAGVVSLSVEAPGDSEARRIAEDQGLRVLSLHADKHWRSLRLRQRETFNLVLFSQELTTLINAGLPLIDALESLAEKESAPAARKTLSELVRLLYEGKSFSQALGQLSAVFPPLYVALVQSSEKTGAVGEALGRYVSYRQRMDEVRQKIISASIYPMLLLVVGGGVVLFLMGYVVPRFSLVFEGLGNNLPWLSQVLMSSGMFLHAHQAEFFAALAALVIALAVLQKQPAFRRGLDRLVEKLPAVHQRIFMYELARFYRSLGILLQGGIPLVTAMGMVRGLLTVASRVRLDQACERVREGQSLSTALELNHLVTPVSLRLLRAGEQSGNLGQMMERSADFYDEEISRWLEWFVKLFEPLLMTFIGLLIGVIVILMYIPIFELASSIH
- a CDS encoding lytic transglycosylase domain-containing protein, giving the protein MKFLASGLLGCVLLSGAAQADVFISVDAKGSYVLSNVHRPGRAYERVIHEAEATVVSLDQQPQMIASQPYAELVSAAAKVNQLPEALLHAVINAESRYNPGATSPKGAGGLMQLMPDTARELGVTDVYDPKANIQGGAKYLKRLMTLFDNDITLAVAAYNAGPDAVLSRGRVIPPFAETQRYVPNVLRQYRRLQGLAMDAPL